One Nitrospirota bacterium genomic region harbors:
- the cas1 gene encoding CRISPR-associated endonuclease Cas1: MSEDMNGAGARLVAEEPLLPVRMLNEFAYCPRLAYLEWVQSEFTDSADTVEGRFHHRQVDEAPKRRPTPTEGEGGQEEAIHQRSVWLSSERLGITAKIDLVEGVGAAVAPVDYKRGKRPHVDKGAWEPERVQLCAQGLILRENGYECDGGFLYFVGSRERVAISFDPELIERTLTLIHEMRQVARGGSIPPPLVDSPKCPRCSLVRICLPDEVGWLRIDRDQDSAAIRRLLPARDDALPLYVQQAGARVAKDGDCLKVWDRDTLLAEARIVETSHVVLFGSVQVSTQVVQELCKREIPISYLSSGGWLYGVTTGLAHKNVELRRRQYAVAADPRQCLTLARRFVQAKIANCRTILRRNHQAAPEQVLQDLKNDQQHAGSADSLEELLGIEGTAARRYFTEFAGMLKGDGERLPFDFDGRNRRPPRDPVNAMLSLAYALLVREWTATLQAVGLDPYLGFYHQPRYGRPALALDLMEEFRPLVADSAVLTAINNGEIRPGDFIQRMGAVAMTQEGRRRFIETCERRMGQEIAHPVFGYQISYRRVLEVQARLLGRYLLGEIPEFPSFTTR, from the coding sequence ATGAGCGAGGACATGAACGGGGCGGGCGCCCGGTTGGTGGCCGAGGAGCCGCTCCTGCCGGTTCGGATGCTGAACGAATTCGCCTACTGTCCGCGATTGGCCTATCTCGAATGGGTGCAGAGCGAATTCACGGACAGCGCCGACACGGTCGAGGGGCGGTTCCACCACCGGCAGGTGGACGAGGCGCCGAAGAGACGACCCACGCCGACTGAGGGGGAAGGAGGTCAGGAAGAGGCGATCCATCAACGGTCGGTGTGGCTGTCTTCGGAGCGGCTGGGGATCACGGCCAAGATAGATCTGGTCGAAGGAGTCGGCGCCGCCGTGGCCCCGGTGGACTACAAGCGCGGCAAGCGTCCGCATGTGGACAAGGGCGCGTGGGAGCCGGAGCGGGTGCAGCTCTGCGCGCAAGGGCTGATCCTGCGGGAGAACGGGTACGAATGCGACGGCGGGTTCCTCTATTTTGTGGGTTCGCGCGAGCGGGTGGCGATCTCCTTCGATCCGGAGTTGATTGAACGGACGCTCACGCTGATTCACGAGATGCGGCAGGTGGCCAGGGGCGGGAGCATCCCCCCGCCGCTGGTGGACAGTCCCAAGTGCCCGCGGTGCTCGCTGGTGAGGATTTGTCTGCCGGACGAGGTCGGCTGGCTGCGGATTGATCGCGACCAGGATTCGGCGGCGATTCGCAGGCTGCTCCCGGCGCGCGACGACGCCCTGCCGCTCTACGTGCAGCAGGCCGGGGCGCGGGTCGCCAAGGACGGCGACTGCTTGAAGGTGTGGGACCGCGACACGCTCCTGGCCGAAGCCCGTATCGTGGAAACGTCGCATGTGGTGCTGTTTGGTTCTGTGCAAGTCAGCACCCAGGTCGTTCAGGAGCTGTGCAAGCGGGAGATTCCCATTTCCTATCTCTCCAGCGGCGGCTGGCTCTACGGGGTGACCACCGGGCTGGCCCACAAGAATGTGGAGTTGCGACGGCGGCAATATGCGGTCGCAGCCGATCCGAGGCAGTGTCTGACGCTGGCCCGGCGATTCGTGCAGGCGAAAATCGCGAACTGCCGGACCATCCTGCGGCGCAATCACCAGGCGGCGCCGGAGCAGGTGCTGCAGGATCTCAAGAACGATCAGCAGCATGCGGGGTCGGCGGACTCTCTGGAAGAGCTGCTCGGGATCGAAGGGACGGCCGCACGCCGGTACTTCACGGAATTCGCCGGGATGTTGAAGGGAGACGGCGAGCGCTTGCCTTTTGACTTTGACGGACGCAACCGGCGCCCGCCCCGTGATCCGGTCAACGCGATGCTCTCGCTGGCCTATGCGCTGCTGGTGCGGGAATGGACCGCGACGCTGCAAGCCGTCGGACTCGATCCCTATCTCGGCTTCTACCATCAGCCTCGCTACGGTCGCCCGGCGCTGGCCCTGGACCTCATGGAGGAGTTCCGTCCGTTGGTTGCCGATTCGGCGGTGCTGACGGCGATCAACAACGGCGAGATTCGCCCAGGGGACTTCATCCAACGGATGGGCGCCGTGGCGATGACCCAGGAGGGCCGGCGGCGATTCATCGAGACCTGCGAGCGGCGCATGGGACAAGAGATTGCCCACCCGGTCTTCGGCTACCAGATCAGCTATCGGCGCGTCCTGGAGGTGCAGGCCCGCCTGTTGGGGCGGTATCTGCTCGGTGAGATTCCAGAGTTTCCGTCCTTTACGACGCGGTGA
- a CDS encoding Uma2 family endonuclease translates to MSTPDLQTRRWTRAEYERIVEAGVLQPEERVELLDGEILTMTPQNSPHAATVGLVERVLQRVFGPDHWVRVQLPLIVDPDSEPEPDLAVVSGTPRDYVAEHPRTALLVVEVADTTLEKDRDRKAAIYARAGVPEYWIVNFVDRCLEVYQDPVFPPNQPARYQTSRRLMATDRIAPLARPDASVSVADLLP, encoded by the coding sequence ATGTCAACCCCAGACCTTCAGACACGCCGCTGGACCCGCGCCGAATACGAGCGCATAGTGGAAGCGGGCGTGCTGCAGCCCGAGGAACGCGTCGAGCTCCTTGACGGCGAGATTCTGACCATGACCCCGCAGAACAGTCCCCATGCGGCCACAGTCGGACTCGTTGAGCGTGTCCTCCAGCGCGTCTTTGGCCCTGACCATTGGGTCCGTGTCCAGTTGCCGCTCATCGTGGACCCTGACTCAGAACCCGAGCCGGACTTAGCCGTCGTCTCCGGCACCCCAAGGGATTACGTCGCCGAGCATCCTCGGACCGCCCTCCTTGTTGTCGAAGTCGCTGATACCACCCTTGAAAAGGACCGGGACCGCAAAGCCGCCATCTACGCCCGCGCCGGCGTCCCGGAATACTGGATTGTCAACTTTGTGGACCGTTGTCTCGAAGTGTACCAAGACCCGGTTTTCCCTCCTAACCAGCCGGCTCGATACCAAACCAGCCGGCGGCTGATGGCAACCGACAGGATCGCGCCGCTCGCCCGTCCCGACGCCTCGGTGTCTGTCGCCGACCTGCTGCCGTAA
- a CDS encoding HEPN domain-containing protein, with protein MSAEQKEDSPYADDWLKVARRDWHRMHVLLADGDADGAGFFLQQAVEKYLNAFLLRQGWKLKRVHTLQSLLDEAAAFAPEAATMRPVCERVSGFYLGERYPSVGAEGLQAEDVRRELPEARALITKLFPDERLE; from the coding sequence GTGAGCGCCGAACAGAAAGAAGATTCCCCCTACGCGGACGATTGGTTGAAGGTTGCTCGTCGGGACTGGCATCGGATGCACGTCCTGCTGGCCGATGGGGATGCGGATGGAGCCGGGTTCTTTCTCCAGCAGGCCGTGGAGAAGTATCTCAACGCGTTCTTGCTGCGGCAGGGATGGAAATTGAAGAGGGTGCATACGCTACAAAGTTTGCTGGATGAAGCGGCGGCCTTCGCGCCGGAGGCGGCGACGATGCGCCCCGTGTGCGAGAGAGTTTCCGGATTCTACCTTGGCGAGCGTTATCCGAGCGTCGGAGCCGAAGGACTGCAAGCCGAAGATGTTCGTCGCGAATTACCCGAAGCTCGTGCGCTGATCACCAAGCTCTTTCCGGATGAACGCCTGGAATAA
- a CDS encoding nucleotidyltransferase domain-containing protein — protein sequence METTAGLVSRAALKAIADRLRERYGAERVLVYGSVSRGEPTEHSDIDLLVVAPTNERFYERMGSVLALVRDISHGIPLAPIVLTPEELATRLAREDQFVQEIVQSGVEV from the coding sequence ATGGAGACCACCGCAGGCCTGGTTTCACGGGCCGCGCTCAAGGCGATCGCGGACCGATTGCGCGAGCGCTATGGCGCGGAACGGGTGCTGGTCTATGGCTCGGTCTCGCGCGGCGAGCCGACCGAGCACAGCGATATTGACCTGTTGGTCGTCGCTCCGACCAATGAGCGGTTTTACGAACGAATGGGGTCGGTGCTGGCCCTCGTGAGAGACATCAGCCACGGTATTCCTCTTGCGCCGATCGTGCTGACGCCAGAAGAGTTGGCAACCCGTCTGGCTCGTGAGGATCAGTTCGTCCAAGAGATTGTGCAAAGCGGGGTAGAGGTGTGA
- the csb2 gene encoding type I-U CRISPR-associated protein Csb2, which yields MIALSISFLAGRYHATPWDRHVNEGAVEWPPSPWRILRALIAVWHRKFAKEIPESSLRPLIERLTELPVFHLPKASLGHTRHFMPQRHPLGADKTKVFDAFVSVGPQDCLVVAWPDVTLTPEEKRVLTCLASGLGYLGRAESWVAAEVLEHWDGHVTARPIDSAEVIQGERVRVLAAMTPEMFAAWKERFTAQALGMGGMTTTKGRKKKAVHSPVPQDLWSALHAETSDLQSQGWSSAPGSRWVDYVRPEDSFRVTYQRKARVEQIRPTVARYALFSTVRPRLTDALFIGERMRQALMAKSRGLNGTEHAMPVFSGKAADGMPLNDDHAHAFYLSGDEDDDGRIDHVTVYAPQGFDRHAQQALGAVKRLWGSSGHDVHTVLIGLGQPQDFGGLDRHKGQSAALASSRTWQSSTPYILARHPKKNGKDSPFVQVKLDLRRRGFPEPETIQPIMHTYLGGKKVRWLEFRRMRIGGGGRLADPRGFGFRITFAEPVQGPFALGYACHFGLGQFVAVGTETVTSDT from the coding sequence ATGATCGCGCTCAGTATCAGCTTCCTTGCTGGCCGGTATCATGCCACGCCGTGGGATCGGCATGTGAACGAAGGCGCCGTGGAATGGCCGCCCTCGCCATGGCGGATTCTGCGGGCACTGATTGCCGTCTGGCATCGGAAGTTTGCAAAAGAGATCCCTGAGTCCTCGCTCAGGCCTTTAATTGAGCGGCTGACCGAGCTGCCGGTCTTCCACTTGCCCAAAGCCTCGTTGGGGCACACGCGGCACTTCATGCCGCAACGACATCCGTTGGGCGCAGATAAGACCAAGGTGTTTGACGCCTTCGTCTCCGTGGGTCCTCAGGATTGTCTAGTTGTCGCTTGGCCCGACGTGACTTTGACACCAGAAGAGAAACGAGTACTGACATGCCTGGCGTCGGGGCTCGGCTATTTGGGTCGCGCGGAAAGCTGGGTGGCGGCCGAGGTGTTGGAACACTGGGATGGTCACGTCACTGCCCGTCCAATTGACTCTGCAGAAGTGATCCAAGGCGAGCGGGTTCGTGTTCTTGCGGCGATGACACCAGAGATGTTCGCCGCATGGAAAGAGCGATTCACAGCCCAAGCACTTGGCATGGGTGGCATGACTACTACCAAGGGCAGAAAGAAAAAGGCTGTGCACAGTCCGGTCCCTCAAGATTTATGGAGCGCGCTGCATGCCGAGACCAGCGACCTTCAGTCGCAGGGCTGGTCTTCGGCACCAGGAAGCCGATGGGTGGATTATGTGCGTCCAGAGGATTCCTTTCGAGTGACGTACCAACGAAAAGCACGGGTCGAACAGATTCGGCCGACTGTTGCTCGCTATGCGCTCTTTAGTACGGTGCGGCCTCGTTTGACCGATGCGCTTTTCATCGGGGAGCGTATGCGTCAGGCCTTGATGGCCAAATCACGTGGCCTGAATGGGACGGAGCATGCCATGCCTGTCTTCTCTGGAAAGGCAGCGGACGGAATGCCTTTGAACGATGATCATGCTCACGCTTTCTATTTGTCCGGCGACGAGGATGACGATGGGCGAATTGACCATGTGACGGTGTATGCCCCTCAGGGCTTCGACAGGCATGCTCAGCAGGCGTTGGGTGCCGTCAAACGGCTATGGGGCTCAAGCGGGCATGACGTTCACACAGTGCTCATTGGACTGGGTCAGCCCCAAGATTTTGGCGGGCTTGACAGGCATAAAGGCCAAAGTGCTGCGCTCGCTTCGTCTCGAACGTGGCAATCCAGCACGCCGTACATACTCGCGCGCCATCCCAAGAAGAATGGGAAAGATTCTCCATTTGTTCAGGTGAAATTGGACTTGCGCCGTCGTGGCTTCCCTGAACCTGAGACCATCCAACCGATAATGCACACGTATCTCGGCGGAAAGAAGGTGCGATGGCTGGAATTCCGGCGAATGCGGATCGGCGGGGGAGGTCGCCTAGCCGATCCTCGTGGCTTTGGCTTTCGGATCACCTTTGCAGAACCGGTCCAAGGCCCCTTCGCCCTCGGCTACGCATGCCACTTCGGCCTGGGGCAGTTTGTGGCGGTGGGAACCGAAACCGTGACGAGTGACACGTGA
- the cas7u gene encoding type I-U CRISPR-associated RAMP protein Csb1/Cas7u — MGSPVDFSKLKDAPRLLIEADLQPIQGTRFQPTGFPDLGAATYTLHDGTEMLLVESAQSMANRLEAVCWDEAKGDLVEPLRGLPYVVVKEDGKVITNSLLESHRLNSPYILEGKDKTFFETLKKELGAMEKGPVDLKLLASVLLKYDANALLHGVFLAKSDLAGGRLRLPRSLSAFIEACGVTVVANGGVKMDRVDPEGDTAKGFGHVPYHRDEYTAEKITAYFNLDLKQIRSFGLGENVERLLIGLALYKIQKFLNEGLRLRTACDLEVKKTTVTRPQTFQLSELKELTDELPNLIKAVASEGKFAKPPITTVSFKGEKT, encoded by the coding sequence ATGGGATCGCCAGTGGACTTCAGCAAGCTCAAGGACGCCCCACGCTTACTAATCGAAGCAGATCTGCAACCTATCCAAGGCACCCGCTTTCAACCGACGGGATTTCCCGATCTCGGCGCCGCCACCTACACGCTGCACGACGGAACGGAGATGCTGTTGGTCGAGTCAGCGCAGAGTATGGCAAACCGGCTAGAAGCTGTGTGTTGGGATGAGGCGAAGGGTGACCTTGTGGAACCTTTAAGAGGTCTTCCTTACGTCGTGGTGAAAGAAGACGGAAAAGTCATCACAAACTCGCTGCTAGAGTCACATCGTCTGAATTCTCCGTACATTCTCGAGGGAAAGGATAAAACCTTTTTTGAAACTCTAAAAAAAGAGTTGGGCGCGATGGAGAAGGGACCGGTAGATCTCAAATTGTTGGCGTCGGTACTCCTCAAATACGACGCAAATGCGTTGCTTCACGGTGTATTCCTCGCCAAAAGCGACTTAGCAGGTGGGCGGCTACGATTGCCCAGAAGCTTGTCAGCCTTCATCGAGGCGTGTGGCGTGACGGTCGTGGCGAACGGGGGAGTCAAAATGGATCGGGTTGACCCGGAAGGCGACACCGCGAAAGGATTTGGACATGTGCCGTATCACCGCGATGAGTACACCGCCGAGAAAATAACCGCTTATTTCAACTTGGACCTCAAGCAGATAAGGAGCTTTGGTCTGGGAGAGAACGTAGAGCGACTGCTGATAGGACTTGCCTTGTATAAGATTCAGAAATTTCTGAATGAAGGGTTGCGGCTTCGCACAGCTTGCGATCTGGAGGTCAAGAAGACGACGGTAACACGGCCCCAGACTTTTCAGTTATCGGAATTAAAGGAACTCACTGACGAGCTGCCAAACTTGATTAAGGCCGTTGCATCAGAAGGGAAATTTGCCAAGCCACCTATTACCACGGTCTCCTTTAAAGGCGAAAAAACATGA